Proteins from one Telopea speciosissima isolate NSW1024214 ecotype Mountain lineage chromosome 1, Tspe_v1, whole genome shotgun sequence genomic window:
- the LOC122649181 gene encoding protein IQ-DOMAIN 22-like: MGKTGRWLKGFLSGKKEASPSPSPSPSTDAKPVKEKKKKKKWSFVRSFKDRTTTTPFSHAQVNGDDIDRRGSYRDESSSYPCSYNAGSVEEQNKHAIAVAAATAAVAEAAVAAAQAAAAVVRLTSNSGRCASTNGNIGKREEWAAVKIQSAFRGYLARRALRALKGLVRLQALVRGHIVRKGLVENLRCLQALVRAQARARVGRIHISESQYPYSKLLSSHNHGPATPEKHEHSIRASSARNDRSSSLKRNSSRSNIRDGTNVDRMQCAKNRFDHWMDECLRDRFRETSVKTMPTDDEKSDKILEIDTGKPYLNSKRKNNVCHSSKYATTSDQNSNGFSTLASPSRDSTTAQLSARSSSSGEVQSLSPLKFNHEVDDAAFCTANNSPQYFSAALRPGSAKGGTFTPTKSECSRSYLSGYSDSRSFFSGYSDYPNYMANTESSRAKVRSQSAPKQRPEFDKSVNGFGDTRSSAQKASPLHANFKSKAYPGSGRLDRLGMPIYSDSVSVSFGGLYTRNRY; this comes from the exons ATGGGGAAAACAGGTAGGTGGTTGAAGGGGTTCTTGAGCGGGAAGAAGGAAGCATCACCATcgccatcaccatcaccatcgacAGATGCGAAGCctgtgaaggagaagaagaagaagaagaagtggagcttcgtcagatCTTTCAAGGACAGGACTACGACGACTCCGTTTTCTCATGCGCAGGTGAATGGGGATGATATTGATAGGAGGGGTTCGTACAGAGATGAATCGTCGTCGTATCCATGTTCCTACAACGCAGGATCAGTTGAGGAGCAGAACAAGCATGCGATTGCTGTTGCTGCGGCCACCGCTGCTGTGGCGGAGGCTGCGGTTGCGGCGGCTCAAGCGGCTGCCGCGGTGGTCAGGTTGACCAGCAATAGTGGCCGCTGCGCCTCAACGAACGGGAATATCGGGAAACGTGAAGAATGGGCCGCTGTTAAGATACAATCTGCGTTCCGAGGCTATTTG GCAAGGAGAGCTTTGAGGGCACTGAAGGGTTTGGTTAGACTTCAAGCATTGGTGAGGGGCCACATTGTGAGAAAAGGGTTGGTGGAGAATCTGCGGTGTTTACAGGCATTGGTGAGAGCTCAGGCGAGAGCTCGGGTAGGTCGCATCCATATTTCAGAATCCCAGTATCCTTACAGCAAGCTTCTGTCATCACATAATCAT GGCCCGGCAACCCCTGAGAAACATGAACACTCAATTCGTGCTAGCAGTGCCAGAAATGATCGGTCCTCATCCCTTAAG AGAAACAGTTCAAGGTCAAATATCAGGGATGGCACTAATGTGGACAGGATGCAGTGTGCTAAGAATCGTTTTGACCATTGGATGGATGAATGCTTAAGGGACCGTTTTCGGGAAACTTCAGTCAAAACCATGCCTACCGATGATGAGAAAAGTGACAAAATCCTGGAAATTGATACTGGGAAGCCCTACTTGAACTCAAAACGAAAGAACAATGTATGTCATTCTTCCAAGTATGCTACTACTTCAGATCAGAACAGTAATGGCTTTTCTACATTGGCCTCCCCTTCAAGGGACTCAACAACTGCTCAATTGTCTGCTCGAAGCTCATCTTCTGGTGAAGTCCAGTCATTGAGCCCTCTTAAATTCAATCATGAGGTAGATGATGCAGCATTTTGCACAGCCAATAACAGCCCACAGTATTTCTCTGCAGCATTGAGGCCTGGTAGTGCCAAGGGAGGGACCTTCACCCCAACAAAGAGTGAATGCTCACGAAGCTACTTGAGTGGGTACTCGGACTCCCGAAGCTTCTTCAGTGGGTACTCTGACTACCCAAATTACATGGCCAACACGGAATCATCAAGGGCCAAGGTTAGGTCTCAGAGTGCTCCAAAACAGAGACCTGAGTTTGACAAATCTGTTAATGGGTTCGGGGATACAAGATCAAGTGCTCAAAAGGCATCACCACTCCATGCAAACTTCAAGAGCAAAGCGTACCCAGGTTCAGGCCGGTTGGATAGACTAGGAATGCCAATTTATAGTGATTCAGTCTCAGTCAGCTTCGGTGGGTTGTACACCCGCAACAGATATTAG